The following coding sequences lie in one Lolium perenne isolate Kyuss_39 chromosome 2, Kyuss_2.0, whole genome shotgun sequence genomic window:
- the LOC127330690 gene encoding ent-kaurene oxidase 2, which produces MEALLAALQAGGGGAAAAIAAAVVLLAALYFARMGSKERANTPPVVPGLPLIGNLLQLDEKMPHKTFAKWSEIYGPIYTIRTGASSVVVLNSTEVAKEAMVAKFTSISTRKLAKAFSVLSRDKTMVATSDYGEFHTKAKRFIREGLLGSSAQRRFRDTRQKMMDNMLNTFHSLVIGDPHAPQNFREVFRDEMFRVTLIESLGEDVSSVYVKEFGREISKEEMHRTMVFDMMSCVIVADWRDHFPYLGWLPNKSFDTRLVTAESRRTAVIRALIDQRRERIACGESRVSYSYLDFLLAQNTLTDEVLTMLVWEAILELTDTTSVTTEWAMYELAKKPKKQDRLYQEIQEVCGEDTVVTEDHLPRLPYLNAVFHETLRLHPPISVLPRRFVHQTTTLGGYKIPAGTEVTINVYGCNMNKEEWEEPEEWRPERFLDGRFDSADMFKTLSFGAGKRVCAGSVQAINISCAAIARLVQEFAWRLKKGDKDEENAVQFVGHKLHPLYVYLSPRGGR; this is translated from the exons ACCGCTTATTGGAAATCTGCTTCAGCTGGACGAAAAGATGCCCCATAAGACCTTTGCAAAATGGTCTGAAATTTATGGGCCAATATACACTATAAGGACTGGGGCTTCTTCTGTAGTTGTGCTCAACTCAACAGAAGTAGCCAAGGAG GCAATGGTTGCAAAGTTCACATCCATATCTACACGAAAGCTAGCTAAAGCATTTTCAGTGCTAAGTCGTGACAAAACAATGGTTGCTACAAGTGACTATGGTGAGTTCCACACAAAGGCGAAGCGTTTTATTAGGGAGGGCTTGTTGGGTTCTTCTGCTCAG AGACGATTTCGGGACACAAGACAGAAGATGATGGATAATATGTTAAACACTTTTCATTCACTGGTGATCGGCGACCCACATGCTCCTCAGAACTTTAGAGAAGTTTTCAGGGACGAGATGTTCCGCGTAACTTTGATCGAG AGTTTAGGTGAGGATGTGAGTTCAGTTTATGTAAAGGAATTTGGGCGGGAGATATCGAAGGAAGAAATGCATCGGACCATGGTGTTTGACATGATGTCGTGTGTGATTGTGGCCGATTGGAGGGATCACTTCCCATACCTCGGCTGGCTTCCAAACAAGAGCTTTGATACAAGACTTGTTACCGCGGAGTCTAGGCGAACTGCGGTGATACGAGCCTTGATCGATCAACGGAGAGAACGGATCGCCTGCGGCGAG TCAAGGGTATCCTATTCCTACCTGGACTTCTTGCTGGCACAGAACACACTGACAGACGAAGTGTTGACGATGCTGGTGTGGGAGGCCATCTTAGAGCTTACAGATACTACTTCGGTGACGACGGAGTGGGCTATGTACGAGCTTGCCAAAAAACCCAAGAAACAG GACCGTCTCTACCAGGAGATCCAGGAGGTGTGCGGAGAGGACACGGTGGTCACCGAGGATCATCTTCCTCGCCTACCGTACCTGAACGCCGTGTTCCATGAGACGTTGCGCCTCCATCCTCCCATCTCGGTTCTACCTCGAAGGTTCGTCCATCAGACCACCACACTGGGGGGCTACAAGATCCCAGCCGGAACAGAG GTGACCATCAACGTGTACGGCTGCAACATGAACaaggaggagtgggaggagccCGAGGAGTGGAGGCCGGAGAGGTTCCTCGACGGCAGGTTCGACTCTGCGGACATGTTCAAGACCCTGTCGTTCGGCGCCGGGAAGAGGGTCTGCGCCGGGAGCGTGCAGGCTATTAACATCTCctgcgccgccatcgcgaggcttgTGCAGGAGTTCGCCTGGAGGCTCAAGAAGGGCGACAAGGACGAGGAGAACGCTGTGCAGTTCGTGGGCCACAAGCTCCACCCCCTCTACGTCTATCTCTCGCCGAGGGGAGGGAGATAA